Proteins co-encoded in one Bacillus paramycoides genomic window:
- a CDS encoding phytoene desaturase family protein has product MENFDVAIVGGGLAGLTASIYLAKAGRKVLVLEKSSHFGGRGMTINKNGICMNLGAHALYRGGEAFITFNELDVNLPGGIPSTKAHGIWKGDIFTIPTDFRSILSTPLLSWSAKVQFARLMIHLGNLDVEKVPKMSLTTWAENEIKDPMVRNIFYALCRTTTYTYAPTIQLASSVLQQIQLSMKEGVLYVDGGWETIITNLRDIASTNGVQFLAKKNVVKIECCEGKQRIQCFDDEVFEAGAVIITTPPKEACKIIKGAEGTSLQKWCEQSIQVTVAALDIGLKKLPNPLHHFALGLDQPIFFTNQSRAAKLSEDGSIAVSLIKYHNPVLELNHIQDDKEQLENTMELLHPNWGREVVAKQYLPTITVVHDFPHINRIEDPGPNIPEIPGVYVAGDWAGHDEILADAAVASGKRAALHILKQSESEAVHHGDGAVI; this is encoded by the coding sequence ATGGAAAATTTTGATGTAGCAATTGTTGGTGGTGGGCTTGCTGGATTAACAGCATCTATATATTTAGCGAAAGCTGGAAGGAAGGTTCTTGTATTAGAAAAGTCCAGTCACTTCGGTGGTCGAGGGATGACTATAAATAAAAATGGCATTTGTATGAATCTTGGCGCACATGCTTTATATAGAGGGGGAGAAGCGTTTATAACTTTTAACGAGTTAGATGTAAATCTTCCGGGGGGAATCCCATCTACAAAAGCACATGGAATATGGAAAGGAGATATTTTCACCATCCCTACAGATTTTCGCTCTATTTTATCTACACCGTTACTTTCATGGTCTGCAAAAGTACAGTTCGCTCGTCTTATGATTCATTTAGGGAACTTAGATGTGGAAAAAGTTCCGAAAATGAGCCTAACTACATGGGCAGAAAATGAAATTAAAGATCCAATGGTTCGAAATATATTTTATGCATTATGTCGAACAACAACATATACGTATGCTCCTACAATACAATTAGCATCTTCTGTACTACAGCAAATACAGCTTTCTATGAAAGAAGGAGTACTTTATGTAGATGGCGGTTGGGAGACGATAATAACAAATTTAAGGGATATAGCAAGTACCAATGGTGTGCAATTTCTAGCTAAAAAGAATGTGGTGAAAATAGAGTGTTGTGAAGGAAAACAAAGAATACAATGTTTTGATGATGAAGTATTTGAAGCGGGTGCAGTCATTATAACAACTCCACCGAAAGAGGCTTGTAAAATTATAAAAGGTGCAGAAGGAACAAGTTTGCAAAAGTGGTGTGAACAATCTATACAAGTAACCGTGGCAGCGTTAGATATCGGTTTAAAAAAATTACCGAATCCTTTGCATCATTTTGCATTAGGATTAGATCAACCTATATTTTTCACAAATCAATCGAGAGCAGCTAAATTAAGTGAAGATGGATCAATTGCTGTGAGTCTAATTAAGTATCATAACCCTGTGTTAGAGCTGAATCATATTCAAGATGATAAAGAGCAGTTAGAAAATACGATGGAATTGTTACATCCGAATTGGGGAAGGGAGGTAGTTGCAAAGCAATATTTACCGACAATAACAGTAGTACATGATTTTCCTCATATTAACCGTATTGAAGATCCTGGTCCTAATATACCTGAAATACCAGGTGTTTATGTAGCAGGAGATTGGGCAGGGCATGATGAAATATTAGCTGATGCTGCAGTGGCAAGTGGAAAACGTGCAGCGTTACACATTTTAAAGCAATCCGAAAGTGAGGCAGTTCATCATGGAGACGGAGCAGTTATATGA
- a CDS encoding sigma-70 family RNA polymerase sigma factor yields the protein METEQLYEAYQPLLFSLAYRILGSVMDAEDIVHDVFISLNKIEGVQSIENMKAYLCKMVTNRSIDKLRSAAHKRNVYVGMWLPEPFVEETDDPSESFVMKESISTAYLLLLQQLSEVERVVFILREVFGYEYEEIASIVDKSSVNCRKIFQRARKSILDKPKQSQLSTKKMAAYVEKFVSSLQCGDAQGMLEVLKTDAILKADGGGKVTTAIHPIYSADRIIRLFSGIGSKFPSAYNVDYKIVNGAPGVIVKVKNKVTYVLSFTFENEKISNIYMMVNPEKLMHLNGIV from the coding sequence ATGGAGACGGAGCAGTTATATGAAGCGTATCAACCATTATTATTTTCATTAGCATACAGAATCCTTGGGAGTGTTATGGATGCTGAGGATATCGTTCATGACGTTTTTATCTCGTTAAATAAAATAGAGGGCGTTCAATCTATAGAAAATATGAAAGCATATTTATGTAAAATGGTAACAAATCGATCAATTGATAAATTACGTTCAGCAGCACATAAACGGAACGTATATGTCGGAATGTGGTTACCAGAACCATTTGTGGAAGAGACTGATGACCCATCAGAGTCATTTGTAATGAAAGAATCAATTTCTACGGCATATTTATTACTTTTACAACAATTGTCTGAAGTAGAGAGGGTTGTTTTCATATTAAGAGAAGTTTTCGGTTATGAGTACGAAGAAATCGCTTCAATTGTTGATAAGAGTAGTGTGAATTGCCGGAAAATCTTTCAACGTGCACGAAAAAGTATTTTAGATAAGCCGAAGCAGTCACAGTTAAGTACGAAAAAAATGGCTGCTTATGTGGAAAAATTTGTATCATCATTACAATGTGGGGATGCGCAAGGCATGTTAGAAGTATTAAAAACAGATGCGATATTGAAAGCAGATGGTGGTGGCAAAGTTACAACTGCAATTCATCCAATCTATTCTGCAGATAGAATTATTCGTTTATTTTCTGGAATTGGAAGTAAGTTCCCATCAGCGTACAATGTTGATTATAAGATAGTAAATGGTGCCCCAGGCGTTATTGTTAAAGTGAAAAACAAAGTGACTTATGTACTTTCATTCACATTTGAGAATGAGAAAATCTCAAATATTTATATGATGGTTAATCCTGAAAAACTGATGCACTTAAATGGAATAGTATAA
- a CDS encoding O-methyltransferase, translating into MDTLDSLLLQLEQYGEEHDRNKKTREEKLRNISREMGQFLSILVKGCSVRNILEIGTSNGYSTLWLANAVEETKGNVTTVELSSERVGEALVNFEKANLLQRIDVHNQEAGAFLDAQLDHSFDFIFLDSERTQYMWWLEHIKRILQPKGILVVDNATSHASELAEFRKMIEEDEMFETVLLAFQNGAFVARKKK; encoded by the coding sequence ATGGATACGTTAGATTCATTATTACTTCAACTTGAACAATATGGAGAAGAGCATGATCGAAATAAAAAAACACGGGAAGAAAAATTACGGAATATTTCACGTGAGATGGGGCAGTTTTTATCAATTTTAGTAAAAGGATGTAGCGTAAGAAACATTTTAGAAATTGGAACTTCTAATGGTTATTCTACATTGTGGTTAGCTAATGCGGTAGAAGAAACAAAAGGAAATGTAACAACTGTGGAGCTTTCTTCAGAACGAGTTGGAGAGGCGCTTGTCAATTTTGAAAAGGCAAACCTGTTGCAAAGGATTGATGTTCATAATCAAGAAGCAGGGGCATTTTTAGATGCGCAACTAGATCATTCATTTGATTTTATTTTCCTAGATTCAGAGCGTACGCAATACATGTGGTGGCTTGAGCATATAAAACGCATTTTACAACCAAAAGGTATTCTTGTTGTTGATAATGCAACTTCTCATGCAAGTGAATTAGCCGAGTTTAGAAAAATGATTGAAGAAGATGAAATGTTTGAAACAGTGTTATTGGCATTTCAAAACGGAGCATTTGTAGCGCGCAAGAAGAAATAG
- a CDS encoding toxic anion resistance protein, translating to MTELEKKEPVSVVKDNNVEVVVDTVIKDEELEELNKEADLYVQKLNSEQNTDLSKVLSQLGDLGDKEQQAAGQTLSALKRPVTAMMNGKNEEIPNTLLELRKVVSELDPNSLKASGMKKIMFKVFKKNPLETYVHKYQSIDKQIEEIIRSLLIGRDNLQEDTVGLEMLKEQSHDKIHALDKQVYLGKKLAGMLEAEKQNPERQRDIPIINDALEKILVRTRNMQQAKSVLLQSIASVDIIKKNNEKLTEAIRNAITMTQNVVTVSAAIQLALTNQRKTIDAVNATNEAIESMVLSNSQALKQNTEETTKLLENPAISMDKLRESFQNVFAAIEASEKSSERIIESSKKFVIELDTFNDEMKQKLIQRPRK from the coding sequence TTGACTGAACTCGAGAAAAAAGAACCTGTATCGGTTGTGAAAGATAATAATGTAGAAGTAGTAGTGGATACAGTTATAAAAGATGAAGAATTAGAGGAACTGAATAAAGAAGCTGATCTTTATGTACAAAAGTTAAATAGCGAGCAAAATACAGATTTATCAAAAGTATTGTCTCAGCTAGGGGATTTAGGGGATAAAGAGCAACAAGCAGCAGGACAAACGTTATCAGCATTAAAACGTCCTGTCACAGCGATGATGAATGGAAAGAACGAAGAAATTCCAAATACATTGTTAGAGTTACGAAAAGTGGTATCAGAGCTTGATCCGAATTCATTAAAAGCAAGTGGTATGAAAAAAATTATGTTTAAAGTATTCAAGAAAAACCCACTTGAAACATATGTGCATAAATATCAATCTATAGATAAGCAAATTGAGGAGATTATAAGATCCCTTCTAATTGGCCGTGATAATTTACAAGAAGATACAGTTGGTCTTGAAATGCTTAAAGAGCAATCACATGATAAAATTCACGCTCTTGATAAGCAAGTATACTTAGGGAAAAAACTTGCTGGCATGCTGGAAGCTGAGAAACAAAATCCAGAACGTCAAAGAGATATTCCAATAATTAATGATGCCTTAGAAAAGATTTTAGTGCGTACGCGTAATATGCAGCAAGCGAAAAGTGTGTTATTACAATCTATCGCATCGGTAGACATTATTAAGAAAAATAATGAAAAGTTAACGGAGGCAATTCGTAATGCAATTACGATGACGCAAAACGTTGTAACAGTTTCTGCTGCTATCCAACTAGCATTAACAAATCAACGTAAAACAATTGATGCAGTGAATGCGACAAATGAAGCAATTGAATCGATGGTATTAAGTAACTCACAAGCATTAAAACAAAATACAGAAGAAACAACAAAACTTCTTGAAAATCCTGCAATTAGCATGGATAAATTACGTGAATCATTCCAAAACGTATTCGCTGCGATTGAAGCTTCTGAGAAATCGTCAGAACGTATTATCGAGTCAAGTAAGAAATTTGTTATTGAACTAGACACATTTAATGATGAAATGAAACAAAAACTCATTCAGCGCCCAAGAAAATAG
- a CDS encoding DUF3974 domain-containing protein, producing the protein MSFIQTVLVLLGTLLLIAFTVVVLVVYFGRKLYFSWTKPYKRAHDSLEKLSNKSLPFLQEFTQHPLFYRWIRTEGKKEQHTLNILFCASGQRTREQVFSMLPKEKQKKVHVMAKTTKKLTNEDIDIAAMKVKDFLRQETQQTVKPTDLSFYKLYFYDRYPDVLNTIQAYKRSINPSLQRTVDDITISVLNALPYYQEQRMFEQQHKLETFLMKDLTSMLSLVVQLPPSQRPEKEEELKIYLQNFQKEMEVVERDIRDSIDHDLNVKMRAATEKFKNK; encoded by the coding sequence ATGAGTTTCATTCAAACCGTATTAGTACTATTAGGTACATTGCTTTTAATCGCATTTACTGTCGTTGTTTTAGTTGTATATTTCGGACGTAAACTGTATTTTTCATGGACGAAGCCATATAAAAGAGCACATGATTCTTTAGAAAAGTTATCGAATAAATCATTACCGTTTCTACAAGAATTTACACAACACCCACTCTTTTATCGTTGGATTCGTACGGAAGGAAAGAAAGAACAACATACATTAAACATTCTTTTCTGTGCATCAGGTCAACGTACGAGAGAGCAAGTATTCTCAATGTTACCGAAAGAAAAACAGAAAAAAGTACATGTAATGGCAAAAACAACGAAAAAACTTACAAATGAAGATATTGATATAGCGGCGATGAAAGTAAAAGATTTTTTAAGACAAGAAACGCAGCAAACGGTAAAACCGACAGACTTATCGTTTTATAAATTGTATTTTTATGATCGATATCCAGATGTATTAAATACAATTCAAGCGTATAAACGCTCAATAAATCCTTCATTACAAAGAACGGTTGATGACATTACAATTTCAGTATTAAATGCACTTCCGTATTATCAAGAACAACGAATGTTTGAGCAACAACATAAACTCGAAACGTTCTTAATGAAAGATTTAACGTCGATGCTATCGTTAGTCGTACAATTACCACCTTCACAACGACCAGAAAAAGAAGAAGAATTAAAAATCTACTTGCAAAATTTCCAAAAAGAAATGGAAGTAGTAGAACGAGATATCCGCGACTCGATTGATCATGATTTGAATGTGAAGATGAGAGCAGCGACTGAGAAGTTTAAGAATAAATAA
- a CDS encoding IS3 family transposase (programmed frameshift) produces MSKIIFNEIQMKQLEKNKNVVKASERSISYCPDFKVRAVKENQQGKGPSQIFLENGFDLAVIGEEKPKQCLKRWRRTFEQFGEEGFYTERRGKGSTGRPSEKPLSSDEKLKKAEARIAFLEAELTFLKKFRRTRKAGVTEEALTPRETYTLIEQTIRRFQFPRMVRYLCTLAGVSRSGYYAWLHQTEKHLEKERNDETDYEWIQEIFNRKRKTCGGRSIKMVLEKTKGICMNLKRIYRIMRKYNLVTKIRRANPYKHIAKATQEHKTCPNLLKRQFNQEEPEKSMLTDITYLFYGKGKKAYLSCVKDSTTREILAYHVSSSLQMDIVYQTLNNLKERLGESIHSEALLHSDQGIHYTHPEFQKRVREMGIRQSMSRRGNCLDNAPMESFFGHMKDELDYKDCQTFESLELNIREYMKEYNYNRYQWTLKKMAPIEYRNHLLSA; encoded by the exons ATGAGTAAAATTATTTTTAATGAGATTCAAATGAAGCAGCTGGAAAAAAATAAAAATGTAGTAAAAGCGTCGGAACGTTCGATTAGCTATTGTCCAGATTTCAAAGTAAGAGCGGTAAAAGAAAATCAACAAGGAAAAGGTCCTAGCCAAATCTTTTTAGAGAATGGGTTTGACTTAGCTGTGATTGGTGAGGAGAAACCAAAACAATGCTTGAAACGTTGGCGAAGAACCTTTGAACAATTTGGTGAAGAAGGATTTTATACAGAACGCCGCGGGAAAGGAAGCACGGGACGTCCTTCGGAAAAACCTCTCTCTTCCGATGAAAAATTAAAGAAAGCGGAAGCGCGTATTGCGTTCTTAGAAGCGGAATTGACATTCCTAAAAAAGT TTAGAAGAACTCGAAAGGCAGGCGTTACAGAAGAAGCGTTAACACCACGAGAAACATACACACTGATTGAACAAACCATACGTCGATTCCAATTCCCACGTATGGTGCGTTATCTTTGCACACTGGCTGGGGTAAGTCGGAGTGGATACTATGCGTGGCTTCATCAGACAGAGAAACATCTAGAAAAAGAACGCAATGATGAAACAGATTATGAATGGATCCAAGAAATTTTCAATCGAAAAAGGAAAACATGTGGTGGTCGTTCTATCAAAATGGTGTTGGAAAAGACAAAAGGAATTTGTATGAACCTCAAACGTATTTACCGTATTATGCGTAAATATAATCTTGTGACAAAGATTCGCCGAGCGAATCCTTATAAACACATCGCAAAGGCGACACAAGAACATAAAACATGTCCGAACCTTTTAAAACGCCAATTCAATCAAGAAGAGCCTGAAAAAAGTATGTTAACGGATATTACCTATTTATTTTATGGAAAAGGAAAGAAGGCTTATTTATCATGTGTAAAAGACAGCACAACACGAGAAATTTTAGCCTATCATGTCTCCTCTTCTTTACAAATGGATATCGTCTATCAAACATTAAATAACTTGAAAGAGAGATTAGGAGAAAGCATCCATTCTGAAGCGCTTCTACATTCAGACCAAGGTATTCATTACACACACCCTGAATTTCAGAAACGCGTAAGGGAAATGGGAATCAGACAATCTATGTCCCGTAGGGGCAATTGTTTAGACAATGCACCAATGGAATCCTTTTTTGGTCATATGAAAGATGAATTAGATTATAAAGATTGTCAAACCTTTGAATCCCTCGAGCTCAACATAAGGGAATATATGAAGGAGTATAATTATAATCGTTATCAGTGGACATTAAAAAAGATGGCTCCGATTGAATATCGGAACCACCTTTTAAGTGCTTGA
- a CDS encoding glycoside hydrolase family 10 protein, whose product MIMKRLLMTCCIVIFFIPFSFISPHSTYAEVNTTYKKHELRAVWIASVLNIDWPTKTGLPIENQKQDFIKLLDDVKNTGMNAVVVQIKPTADAFYPSNYGPWSEYLTGTQGKDPGYDPLAFMIEEAHKRNIEFHAWINPYRITMNHTDINRLSDNHPAKQHPDWVVPYGGKLYYNPGIPEVKKFITEGALEIVQNYDVDALHMDDYFYPYKVAGEQFPDQKTYETYNNGRFTNIEDWRRDNVNELVRDLNTAIKQEKSYVKFGISPFGVWRNIADDPTGSNTTAGQRNYDDLYADTREWIQKGYIDYITPQIYWNIGFTPAAYDILVDWWVKETNNKPIHLYIGQAAYKINNNSVPAWSDPEEYPRQIALNRLYPEIKGSMHFSLKDINNNPLGVKDRLAKDVYKHPALIPPMPWLDHEPPKQPTLKGAIPGEEGIAVGIIDDRENDSAYYAIYRVNGKNEVDIQNPKNLLTTVRKTKLGEIYVDKTAISGETYTYVVTAVDRLHNESVASSHTTVKAK is encoded by the coding sequence ATGATTATGAAACGTTTATTAATGACGTGTTGTATCGTCATCTTTTTTATTCCTTTCTCTTTCATTTCTCCTCACTCTACTTATGCTGAAGTAAATACTACGTACAAAAAACATGAATTACGTGCTGTATGGATCGCATCTGTTCTTAATATTGATTGGCCCACAAAAACTGGCTTACCTATCGAAAATCAAAAACAAGATTTTATTAAATTATTAGACGATGTAAAAAACACTGGTATGAATGCGGTCGTTGTACAAATAAAACCCACTGCTGATGCTTTTTACCCTTCCAATTACGGTCCTTGGTCTGAATACCTTACAGGTACACAAGGAAAAGATCCTGGTTATGACCCTCTCGCATTTATGATTGAAGAAGCTCATAAGAGAAATATAGAATTCCACGCATGGATTAATCCATACCGAATAACGATGAATCACACTGATATAAATCGATTATCGGATAATCACCCTGCAAAACAGCATCCGGATTGGGTTGTACCTTATGGAGGAAAGTTATATTACAACCCTGGCATTCCAGAAGTAAAAAAATTTATAACTGAAGGTGCTTTAGAAATTGTACAAAATTACGATGTTGATGCATTACATATGGATGATTATTTTTATCCATATAAAGTGGCGGGTGAACAATTCCCCGATCAAAAAACGTACGAAACATATAATAACGGTAGATTTACAAATATAGAGGATTGGCGACGTGACAATGTAAATGAACTTGTAAGAGATTTAAATACTGCTATAAAACAAGAAAAGTCATACGTAAAGTTTGGCATAAGCCCATTCGGCGTATGGCGAAATATAGCTGACGATCCAACTGGATCTAACACAACTGCAGGTCAAAGAAACTATGATGATCTTTATGCTGATACACGTGAATGGATACAAAAAGGCTATATCGATTACATTACACCGCAAATATATTGGAATATTGGTTTCACACCAGCTGCATATGACATATTAGTAGACTGGTGGGTAAAAGAAACAAATAATAAACCGATTCACCTATACATCGGTCAGGCGGCCTATAAAATTAATAATAATTCTGTCCCCGCTTGGTCTGATCCGGAAGAATATCCAAGACAAATTGCATTAAATCGGTTATATCCAGAAATAAAAGGTAGTATGCATTTTAGCTTAAAAGATATTAATAACAATCCACTAGGAGTTAAAGATAGACTCGCAAAAGACGTATATAAACATCCTGCATTAATCCCGCCTATGCCTTGGCTTGATCATGAACCACCAAAACAACCGACTTTAAAAGGAGCCATTCCAGGAGAGGAAGGTATTGCTGTAGGTATCATTGATGATAGAGAGAATGACTCTGCTTATTACGCCATTTACCGTGTGAATGGAAAAAATGAAGTGGATATACAAAACCCCAAAAATTTACTTACTACTGTAAGAAAAACAAAACTTGGAGAAATTTATGTAGATAAAACAGCTATTTCTGGAGAAACGTATACGTATGTAGTAACTGCAGTTGATCGATTGCATAATGAAAGTGTTGCTTCTAGTCATACAACAGTTAAAGCAAAATAA
- a CDS encoding PTS sugar transporter subunit IIB — translation MKVLFVCSGGMSSAIVVNALKKEAEKKGVNMEVHAIGTNEVEEEVKNGWDVVMVAPQVRHRFDSVKKFAEEESIPCGIIPPQAYTPLGGPTLLKTVNDLIS, via the coding sequence ATGAAAGTATTGTTCGTTTGTTCTGGAGGAATGTCCAGTGCAATTGTTGTAAACGCTTTAAAAAAAGAGGCAGAGAAAAAAGGTGTAAACATGGAAGTCCATGCGATTGGAACAAATGAGGTAGAGGAAGAAGTAAAGAATGGCTGGGATGTTGTAATGGTTGCACCTCAAGTCAGACATCGATTTGACTCTGTTAAAAAATTCGCTGAAGAGGAATCTATCCCGTGCGGTATTATACCGCCGCAAGCATACACGCCGCTTGGTGGACCGACTTTATTAAAAACGGTAAACGATTTAATTAGTTAG
- a CDS encoding PTS sugar transporter subunit IIC — protein sequence MNKFVTFLDKNLSGPMARLSEQRHLQAIRDGVISALPFIIVGSFFLIVAFPPLPKDSFISVWALKNQTSILIPYRLTMFIMSLYIAFGIGYNLAKSYKLDALSGAQLAVCSLLLTLTPELIDKKGFMLPMTNLGGHGLFVTMIVSILSVEILRFCKKKNVTIKMPEQVPPSVARSFEALIPAAFVIMIMSLITVVVKVDVHYVVDKLAAPLVKAGDSYFGVIIPVFLITFFWSFGIHGVSVVGTVARPLWDVYLGKNGEAVASGASHFPFIAPEPFYQWFIWIGGSGATLGLVLAMIVFGRSKYSKALSRTCIVPGIFNINEPVIFGLPIVLNPILIIPFVITPLVTATIAYSATAMGFVTPTHIMPPWTLPAPIGAYLATGGDWRAVVLVLINIAISFLIYLPFFKMYDKNMLEIEKNGDGESVNS from the coding sequence ATGAATAAATTTGTCACGTTTCTTGATAAAAATTTATCTGGACCGATGGCAAGGCTTTCTGAACAGAGGCATTTACAAGCAATCCGTGATGGAGTTATTTCTGCATTACCATTTATTATTGTAGGAAGTTTCTTTTTAATCGTAGCATTTCCACCGTTACCGAAAGATAGTTTCATATCTGTTTGGGCATTAAAAAATCAAACGAGTATATTAATACCATATCGTTTAACGATGTTTATTATGTCTTTATATATAGCGTTTGGAATAGGATACAATTTAGCGAAAAGTTATAAGCTAGATGCTCTATCAGGAGCACAGCTTGCAGTATGTTCATTACTACTAACATTAACACCTGAATTAATTGATAAAAAAGGATTCATGCTTCCGATGACAAATCTCGGAGGTCATGGATTATTCGTGACGATGATTGTTTCTATTTTATCAGTGGAGATATTAAGATTTTGTAAGAAGAAAAATGTGACAATCAAAATGCCAGAACAAGTACCACCATCAGTAGCACGTTCGTTTGAAGCACTTATACCTGCGGCTTTCGTTATTATGATTATGAGTCTTATTACTGTTGTTGTTAAAGTAGATGTACATTACGTTGTGGATAAATTAGCAGCGCCGTTAGTTAAAGCTGGTGATAGTTACTTTGGTGTTATCATCCCTGTATTTTTAATTACATTTTTCTGGTCTTTCGGGATACACGGTGTATCTGTTGTAGGTACTGTCGCAAGGCCGCTTTGGGATGTGTATTTAGGGAAGAACGGTGAAGCTGTAGCAAGTGGGGCAAGTCATTTTCCATTCATTGCACCAGAGCCGTTTTATCAATGGTTTATTTGGATTGGTGGATCGGGAGCAACGTTAGGACTTGTGTTAGCTATGATTGTATTTGGCCGATCAAAATATTCGAAAGCACTATCGAGAACTTGTATTGTGCCCGGCATTTTTAATATTAATGAACCGGTTATATTCGGTTTACCAATTGTCCTGAATCCAATCTTAATTATTCCATTTGTTATTACACCATTAGTAACAGCTACTATAGCTTATTCTGCAACTGCAATGGGATTTGTAACGCCAACGCATATTATGCCGCCGTGGACCTTGCCAGCTCCAATTGGTGCATATTTAGCTACAGGAGGAGATTGGCGTGCAGTTGTATTAGTATTAATAAATATAGCAATATCATTCCTTATTTATCTACCATTCTTTAAAATGTACGACAAAAATATGCTTGAAATTGAAAAGAATGGAGACGGAGAATCTGTTAATTCGTAA
- the anmK gene encoding anhydro-N-acetylmuramic acid kinase AnmK — protein sequence MYTAGIMSGTSLDGIDVALVHIEGSGVGSKVELIHFTTVPFCNDMKNEIQQALSIKNSNVQLICSLNFKLGLRFANAVKEVCKEANFPLGQLDLIGSHGQTIYHQPQQDGSMIPSTLQIGEPAVIAYETNTTVISNFRTMDMAAGGQGAPLVPYSEIILYRHPTKNRLLQNIGGIGNVTVIPGHISDQSVIAFDTGPGNMVMDEVCQRLFQLPYDQNGKIAKQGVVVEEILTYCMNHPFLKINPPKSTGREQFGEEFVKELLKRFEKHSKENILTTVTMFTASSIVYHYKEFILPYYEIDEVILGGGGSYNDTLVEMIRHGLKEEKCTLFLQEDIGYSSEAKEAIAFAILANETYYRNPSNVPSATGAKQSVVLGNITFPPI from the coding sequence ATGTATACTGCAGGGATAATGTCCGGTACTTCGTTAGACGGAATAGATGTAGCGCTCGTTCACATTGAGGGAAGTGGTGTAGGTTCTAAAGTTGAACTCATCCATTTTACTACTGTGCCATTTTGTAATGATATGAAAAATGAGATCCAGCAGGCATTATCAATAAAAAATTCAAATGTACAACTTATATGCAGTTTAAATTTCAAGCTCGGTTTACGCTTCGCCAACGCTGTAAAGGAAGTTTGTAAAGAGGCCAATTTTCCTTTGGGACAATTAGATTTAATTGGTTCTCACGGACAAACGATTTATCATCAGCCACAGCAAGATGGAAGTATGATTCCTTCCACATTGCAAATTGGAGAACCAGCAGTTATAGCGTATGAAACGAATACGACGGTTATTTCTAATTTTCGAACGATGGACATGGCAGCTGGGGGACAAGGTGCACCACTTGTACCGTATTCAGAGATTATTTTATATCGTCATCCAACTAAAAATAGACTACTACAAAATATTGGCGGGATCGGGAATGTTACCGTAATACCAGGTCATATAAGTGATCAAAGCGTTATAGCCTTTGATACAGGTCCAGGGAATATGGTAATGGATGAAGTATGTCAAAGGTTATTTCAGTTGCCATATGATCAAAATGGTAAGATTGCAAAACAGGGAGTAGTTGTAGAAGAGATCTTGACATATTGTATGAATCATCCATTTTTGAAAATAAATCCACCGAAATCAACAGGTAGAGAACAGTTTGGAGAAGAATTTGTCAAAGAGTTATTGAAGCGGTTTGAAAAGCATAGTAAAGAAAATATATTGACGACTGTCACGATGTTTACTGCAAGTTCAATTGTATATCATTATAAGGAGTTTATTTTGCCGTATTATGAAATTGATGAGGTGATTCTAGGTGGTGGCGGAAGTTATAATGATACACTTGTAGAAATGATACGGCATGGATTGAAAGAAGAAAAATGTACATTATTCCTTCAAGAAGATATAGGCTATTCTTCAGAGGCGAAGGAAGCAATCGCCTTTGCCATTTTAGCAAACGAAACATATTATCGTAATCCGAGTAATGTGCCGAGCGCAACAGGTGCAAAGCAATCTGTAGTTTTAGGGAATATAACATTCCCTCCAATTTGA